A DNA window from Candidatus Cloacimonadota bacterium contains the following coding sequences:
- a CDS encoding DUF362 domain-containing protein — protein MLEVAAKRCKNYNREKIKQIIYEIFSSQKFLNRLNNLDSALLKPNLLGPYSPEKGITTHPEFIAAVIEILKDYNIKISLLDNPGGTVKYEKVLHDTGMEDLSKKYDIEILYSAISGIRKFKKFTSEKLIENIEYIVSKPFVECQAIINLPKLKTHTLTLFTGAIKNCYGVVPGLAKSSYHRIAPNPTKFAKIVVDIYKIVKDKIAFNLMDGIVGMDGDGPSSGDTKNFGVILGGTDAVALDFCASRMMGYNPKKIPTIKFAADQTQISLDDIRLIGDFSENFTLKNVNIKKSKITNLILRGLSTSFKNVFQKIFWAYPTFDPEKCTKCGICVKSCPTSALKISSVSPISSGSPDGKDSTIPQLSREKCILCLCCIEMCPENAAYLEKSFIAKYLIK, from the coding sequence ATGTTAGAAGTAGCAGCAAAAAGATGTAAGAATTACAACAGAGAAAAAATAAAACAAATCATATATGAAATATTTTCTTCTCAAAAATTTTTAAATAGATTAAATAACCTTGATTCAGCTTTGCTGAAGCCTAATCTTCTAGGACCCTATTCTCCAGAAAAAGGAATAACTACCCATCCGGAATTTATTGCAGCAGTAATTGAAATTTTGAAAGACTACAACATAAAAATCTCCCTATTAGATAATCCAGGTGGAACAGTAAAATATGAGAAGGTTTTGCATGATACTGGGATGGAGGATTTATCAAAAAAATACGATATTGAAATCTTGTATTCCGCAATTTCTGGTATAAGAAAGTTTAAGAAATTTACTTCAGAAAAACTCATAGAAAATATAGAATATATTGTAAGCAAACCATTTGTAGAATGTCAGGCTATAATTAATTTGCCAAAATTAAAAACTCATACACTCACACTCTTTACTGGAGCGATAAAAAATTGTTATGGAGTCGTGCCTGGTTTAGCCAAATCAAGTTATCACCGCATTGCACCAAACCCAACAAAATTTGCAAAAATCGTTGTAGATATTTACAAAATAGTTAAAGATAAAATCGCTTTTAATCTTATGGACGGAATTGTTGGTATGGATGGTGATGGACCCTCTTCTGGTGATACAAAGAATTTCGGTGTAATATTGGGCGGTACGGACGCCGTTGCCCTGGATTTTTGTGCATCAAGAATGATGGGCTACAATCCAAAGAAGATACCAACTATTAAGTTTGCGGCAGACCAAACTCAAATTTCTTTGGATGATATAAGATTAATCGGAGATTTTAGTGAAAATTTTACTCTTAAGAATGTAAACATTAAAAAAAGTAAAATAACTAACTTAATTTTGCGTGGCCTCTCTACATCTTTTAAGAATGTATTTCAAAAGATATTTTGGGCTTATCCTACCTTTGATCCGGAAAAATGCACAAAATGTGGAATATGTGTAAAATCTTGTCCCACATCAGCACTTAAAATTTCATCTGTCTCCCCGATTTCATCGGGAAGCCCAGACGGAAAAGACTCCACTATTCCTCAGCTGAGTAGAGAAAAATGTATTCTATGTTTATGCTGTATTGAAATGTGCCCTGAGAATGCGGCATATCTTGAAAAGAGCTTTATAGCTAAATATTTAATAAAATAA
- the larA gene encoding nickel-dependent lactate racemase — protein MNIKLKYGKGCKELKISSENIIDVLEMKEIPTCKNPYQLIKQKLNSAIGTESLSKLLEKKMPKNIVVIISDITRPGPFEQLLKPLVDEILATGIDRSKIRFVIANGTHRKMTDAEMRFQYGNWIVDNFSTQNHDCRASNLVSYGKMESGNELKINKTVANADFLITTGILNTHYFAGFGGGRKSILPGVCGYETIRRNHSNIIYDYARLGNLEGNLIHLEMCEAAEKVGVDFCVNMLINAKKQLVNCFAGDIDKVFHTGAEAIRNLYSVKFSQYADVVITSAGGYPKDINFYQSQKALNNIIDLVKDGATIVMFAECKDGVGQDEMERVLASAKNLDELFSIKQKDIQIGGHRAFATGKLLKKADILVISSMKPEKVRRIHFIPMKSFDDCIDFIIKKHGKDFSSYIVPNGSMFFPIAEIT, from the coding sequence ATGAATATAAAATTAAAATACGGCAAAGGTTGTAAAGAGCTCAAAATATCTTCAGAAAATATTATTGATGTATTAGAGATGAAAGAAATACCAACATGCAAAAATCCATATCAATTAATTAAACAAAAACTAAACTCCGCTATTGGCACAGAATCTTTATCAAAGCTTTTAGAAAAGAAAATGCCAAAAAATATTGTTGTTATTATTAGCGATATTACACGACCAGGACCATTTGAGCAATTACTTAAACCATTGGTTGATGAAATTTTAGCAACCGGTATAGATAGGAGTAAGATACGATTTGTTATTGCCAATGGTACACATAGAAAAATGACTGATGCTGAGATGCGGTTTCAGTATGGTAATTGGATAGTTGATAATTTTAGTACCCAAAATCATGACTGTCGGGCATCCAATTTGGTTTCTTACGGTAAGATGGAATCAGGTAATGAGTTAAAAATTAATAAAACAGTCGCAAATGCGGATTTTCTTATAACTACTGGAATTCTCAATACTCATTATTTTGCTGGTTTTGGAGGCGGTAGAAAGTCTATCCTTCCAGGAGTCTGTGGATATGAAACCATACGGAGAAACCATTCAAATATTATTTATGATTATGCAAGATTGGGGAATTTGGAAGGTAATCTCATCCATCTTGAAATGTGCGAAGCAGCTGAAAAAGTGGGTGTAGATTTTTGCGTAAATATGCTTATAAATGCTAAGAAGCAATTAGTGAATTGCTTTGCTGGTGATATAGATAAAGTTTTTCATACAGGAGCTGAAGCAATAAGAAATCTGTATTCTGTAAAATTCAGCCAATATGCCGATGTTGTTATTACATCAGCTGGGGGCTATCCTAAAGATATTAATTTCTATCAATCGCAAAAGGCATTAAATAATATCATTGATTTAGTTAAAGACGGAGCCACAATAGTGATGTTTGCTGAATGTAAGGATGGTGTCGGTCAGGATGAAATGGAAAGAGTTTTAGCTTCCGCCAAAAATCTTGATGAGCTTTTTTCAATAAAGCAGAAAGATATTCAAATTGGGGGGCATCGTGCTTTTGCAACAGGAAAATTGCTGAAAAAAGCTGATATTTTGGTTATTAGCAGTATGAAACCAGAAAAAGTAAGAAGGATTCACTTTATACCTATGAAATCATTTGATGATTGTATAGATTTTATAATAAAAAAACATGGTAAGGATTTTAGCTCATACATCGTTCCTAATGGCTCTATGTTCTTCCCAATAGCTGAGATAACATAG
- the nfi gene encoding deoxyribonuclease V (cleaves DNA at apurinic or apyrimidinic sites) has protein sequence MNIKKLHNWQVSSQDAINIQNELKNKVILECPYQSLEEIKTVAGCDVNYEKKNAIVQAAVVLIILKDWSIIEKVIIKKPLNQAFPYIPGLLSFREAPFLLLALQKIKGNPDIILFDGQGIAHPRRLGLATHIGILIDKPTIGCAKSLLCGKYEEPKNKKGAYSFIKDEQKKVIGAVLRTRKDVKPVFVSQGYKISLDLSLRVVLACSPKYRIPEPLRLAHYYSKH, from the coding sequence ATGAATATAAAAAAACTACATAATTGGCAGGTCTCATCTCAAGATGCGATAAATATTCAAAATGAGCTTAAAAATAAGGTTATTCTTGAATGTCCTTATCAATCTTTAGAAGAGATAAAAACTGTTGCTGGTTGTGATGTAAATTATGAGAAAAAGAATGCAATCGTGCAAGCAGCAGTTGTTTTAATTATTCTCAAAGATTGGTCAATTATTGAAAAGGTTATAATTAAAAAACCGTTAAATCAAGCCTTCCCATATATCCCTGGTCTATTATCATTTCGGGAAGCCCCATTTTTGCTTTTAGCTCTTCAAAAGATAAAGGGAAATCCTGATATAATTCTTTTTGATGGCCAGGGGATAGCGCACCCACGCAGATTAGGTTTGGCAACACATATTGGTATATTGATAGATAAGCCAACAATCGGCTGTGCAAAATCTTTGCTTTGTGGTAAGTATGAGGAACCGAAAAATAAAAAAGGAGCATATTCTTTTATAAAGGATGAACAAAAAAAGGTAATTGGGGCTGTCTTACGAACCAGAAAAGATGTAAAACCAGTTTTTGTTTCACAAGGATATAAGATCAGCTTGGATTTGTCATTGAGAGTAGTATTAGCCTGCTCGCCCAAATATAGAATTCCGGAACCATTAAGATTAGCACATTATTATTCTAAGCATTGA
- a CDS encoding radical SAM protein, producing MKYQAFLEKDFTPFDPLLLAEETKEIVCQNLSRKYTNFYCTGVYGGISTGYLCGCCLRCIFCWVSLSRDFPFKFGKFYTPQEVVNKLILNARKKRINKLRISGGEPTICKEHLLEALNLVNKTNYFFILETNGILSGNDKNFVCELKKYNNLYVRVSLKAGTAEGFEKRTGAQGKFYELPYHALEYLKEAGIYFRAAAMSDTKLMPKKERNRMIMKLHKIGYYDYLEEEVCNPYNTSVLRLKKAGWKIF from the coding sequence ATGAAATATCAAGCATTTTTAGAAAAAGATTTCACTCCTTTTGACCCACTTCTTTTAGCTGAAGAAACAAAAGAGATTGTATGCCAGAATCTCTCTCGTAAATATACGAATTTCTATTGTACAGGCGTTTATGGTGGTATTTCTACTGGATATCTTTGCGGATGCTGTCTCAGGTGCATCTTCTGTTGGGTAAGTCTGTCACGTGATTTCCCATTCAAGTTTGGCAAGTTTTATACCCCACAAGAAGTTGTTAATAAACTAATCCTCAATGCAAGAAAGAAAAGAATAAATAAGTTAAGAATTTCAGGTGGAGAACCAACTATCTGTAAAGAACATCTTCTAGAAGCTTTGAATCTGGTAAATAAAACAAATTACTTCTTTATTTTAGAAACAAATGGTATTCTTTCAGGAAATGATAAGAATTTTGTTTGCGAACTCAAAAAATACAATAATTTATATGTGAGAGTATCGCTTAAAGCAGGAACGGCTGAAGGATTTGAAAAAAGGACAGGAGCTCAGGGGAAATTTTATGAACTCCCCTATCATGCTCTGGAATATCTAAAAGAAGCTGGGATATACTTTCGTGCTGCTGCTATGAGTGACACCAAGCTTATGCCAAAAAAGGAAAGAAACCGGATGATAATGAAACTACATAAAATAGGCTACTATGACTATCTTGAGGAAGAAGTTTGTAACCCATATAATACATCAGTTCTTAGATTAAAAAAGGCAGGATGGAAAATCTTTTAG
- a CDS encoding archaemetzincin family Zn-dependent metalloprotease, translated as MKKIYLVPIGEIDKTLLEKLKDPLQERFKLNVEISPSLPIDEGTYNSWRNQYLATPILYQLKKNIQPDAKRTLGIIDKDLYTYGLNFIFGQADLGGKLCLISITRLRESYYGKSEDEKLFFQRVLKEAVHELGHTFGLRHCDNPKCVMHFSNSLPETDIKGTDFCRKHQLELEKNLIY; from the coding sequence GTGAAAAAAATCTACTTAGTTCCAATTGGAGAGATTGATAAAACATTATTAGAGAAACTTAAAGACCCTTTACAAGAAAGATTTAAATTAAATGTTGAGATTTCCCCTTCTTTACCTATAGACGAAGGAACTTATAATTCATGGAGAAATCAATATTTGGCGACACCAATCCTATACCAGTTAAAAAAGAATATCCAACCTGATGCAAAGAGAACGCTGGGAATTATAGATAAAGACCTTTATACTTATGGACTAAATTTCATATTTGGTCAGGCAGATTTAGGAGGAAAGCTCTGTTTAATTTCTATTACTCGTTTAAGAGAAAGTTATTATGGTAAAAGTGAAGATGAGAAGTTATTTTTCCAAAGAGTATTAAAAGAAGCGGTTCATGAATTAGGCCATACTTTTGGCTTAAGACATTGTGATAATCCAAAATGTGTAATGCATTTTTCTAATTCCTTACCAGAAACTGATATAAAAGGAACTGATTTTTGTCGTAAACATCAATTGGAATTGGAAAAGAATTTAATTTACTGA